A region from the Desulfitobacterium dehalogenans ATCC 51507 genome encodes:
- a CDS encoding DNA cytosine methyltransferase codes for MLIEKTLAVIFTGIGGYSYGALKAQVEYGGNVYRYKLTAAIDCDPIACHNHDLITGESKSIVMDLFSRKQYIRFHGQEPPEDWHEITPWDIWVALGYRVPNVFFLSPPCKGLSGLLSKKFADSEKYQALNELSVRGMELVLLACYLYGGDVPEIVHFENVPRITSRGKTLLTKMKKLLKHYCYAVDMNPSHNLGQIGGLGQNRVRFLIMARQESKIPNFIYQPAKKPMKTIGDIIGPLPVPGDTVAGGWMHRMMNLQWKTWVRLALIREGGDWRDLNALDWWNYGITYIPRGAGAYGVQAWDEPSNTVIGNARINGSNGCAAVADPRTGFKDNTHVSLYRVSKFTKSAPTITGAIGPTNGCINISDPRLSQRSSRHPSVYQIVRYDECAPTVTGTRFGSGALAIADPRIPERPGRYTDKYRVQDWKKAGNTITGVTDVQSGAQLIGDPRLTCECRSGSYGVQAWDEPAKTVFASYDVHAGTAAVADPRIPEDTERGVWIIISEDGTWHRPLTTYEGAILQSFPTHLPDGRPFQLEKCSDAKAREYIGNAYPPAAATATSEVMLLALAKADAKVEFELSHKTIWVAPDSTEEVSDVTHLSHFAQHRR; via the coding sequence TTGTTAATAGAAAAAACCTTAGCCGTCATATTTACAGGGATTGGCGGTTATTCTTATGGCGCATTAAAAGCACAAGTGGAATACGGCGGGAACGTTTATAGATACAAATTAACTGCAGCAATCGACTGCGACCCGATTGCTTGTCATAACCACGATCTTATAACCGGAGAATCAAAATCTATCGTGATGGATTTATTTAGCAGGAAGCAGTATATTCGCTTTCATGGGCAAGAGCCGCCTGAAGATTGGCATGAAATCACGCCATGGGATATATGGGTTGCATTAGGTTACAGAGTGCCAAACGTGTTTTTTCTGAGTCCCCCGTGTAAAGGGCTTTCAGGATTGCTTTCCAAGAAGTTTGCAGATTCAGAGAAATATCAAGCTCTTAATGAACTGTCTGTAAGAGGGATGGAACTTGTACTTTTGGCATGCTACCTCTATGGAGGTGACGTGCCGGAGATTGTGCATTTTGAAAATGTTCCGCGAATTACGTCCCGGGGTAAAACCCTATTAACAAAGATGAAAAAGCTTCTGAAGCATTATTGTTATGCTGTGGATATGAATCCCAGCCATAACTTAGGTCAAATAGGAGGGCTTGGACAGAATAGAGTACGCTTTCTGATCATGGCCAGGCAGGAGAGTAAAATCCCGAACTTTATCTATCAGCCGGCCAAGAAGCCTATGAAGACTATTGGAGATATCATCGGTCCGTTGCCGGTACCAGGCGATACAGTTGCTGGCGGTTGGATGCATCGGATGATGAATTTGCAGTGGAAAACCTGGGTAAGGTTGGCCCTTATCCGTGAAGGCGGTGATTGGCGTGATCTCAATGCTCTCGATTGGTGGAATTATGGAATTACCTATATTCCCCGAGGAGCTGGTGCTTATGGTGTCCAGGCGTGGGATGAACCGTCGAATACAGTCATTGGGAATGCTCGTATTAATGGCAGCAATGGATGTGCAGCTGTAGCCGATCCAAGAACGGGCTTTAAAGACAACACTCATGTTTCACTTTACCGGGTAAGTAAGTTCACTAAATCGGCCCCAACGATAACGGGAGCCATTGGTCCAACGAATGGCTGCATAAACATTAGCGATCCTAGGCTGAGTCAGAGAAGCAGCAGGCATCCAAGTGTTTACCAAATTGTTAGATATGATGAATGCGCCCCCACTGTCACCGGCACAAGGTTTGGCAGCGGGGCCTTGGCCATTGCGGACCCCAGAATTCCAGAACGCCCCGGTCGATACACAGATAAGTATCGTGTACAAGATTGGAAAAAGGCCGGAAATACCATAACAGGGGTTACTGATGTACAAAGTGGAGCTCAGTTGATCGGCGATCCACGATTAACCTGTGAGTGCCGTTCTGGAAGTTATGGTGTCCAAGCATGGGATGAGCCAGCTAAAACAGTGTTTGCCAGTTATGATGTACATGCAGGAACAGCAGCAGTGGCGGACCCGAGAATACCTGAAGATACGGAACGAGGTGTCTGGATTATTATATCCGAAGATGGTACCTGGCACAGACCGTTAACAACATATGAGGGGGCCATTCTCCAGTCATTTCCTACTCATCTTCCGGATGGACGTCCTTTTCAGCTTGAAAAGTGTTCTGATGCTAAGGCGAGAGAATATATCGGTAATGCATATCCACCGGCTGCAGCCACAGCAACAAGTGAAGTAATGCTTTTGGCATTGGCCAAAGCCGATGCCAAAGTTGAATTTGAGTTAAGTCATAAGACCATTTGGGTTGCACCTGATTCGACCGAAGAGGTATCTGATGTGACACATTTAAGTCATTTTGCGCAACATCGGAGGTAG
- a CDS encoding antitoxin VbhA family protein: MKSKEERSSENQRIISNAKASMAIEGFTVTEKESELVQQYLEGSLSEAEVIKRIKGGL; this comes from the coding sequence ATGAAAAGCAAAGAAGAGCGTTCGAGTGAGAACCAACGGATCATATCTAATGCGAAAGCCTCTATGGCCATTGAGGGGTTTACGGTTACTGAAAAAGAATCTGAATTGGTGCAGCAATATCTCGAAGGCTCATTATCTGAAGCAGAGGTTATCAAACGGATTAAAGGTGGTCTCTGA
- a CDS encoding helix-turn-helix transcriptional regulator, protein MIELKFAREAKGYTQEQMAQLVKIGVSTYNMYEKGNRNVPDYIADRIANVLQIPKDEIFLPVRFTVSKCKGG, encoded by the coding sequence ATGATTGAACTAAAGTTTGCTAGAGAAGCTAAGGGATATACCCAAGAGCAGATGGCTCAGCTAGTTAAAATAGGCGTTTCCACATATAACATGTATGAAAAAGGCAATAGAAATGTCCCGGATTATATTGCTGACAGAATAGCTAATGTTCTCCAAATTCCTAAAGACGAAATTTTTTTGCCTGTAAGATTCACAGTTAGCAAATGTAAGGGGGGTTAA
- a CDS encoding recombinase family protein, which produces MAVYGYIRTAQNEEFSKDQEDIIKLTASKNDLIIDKIYIDHNVSGLALGASFQEMMNTSNLKTGDTIITTSFSRISRKGEHIDTFLLETKNIGVRVISASEDFDTAIGRWAEFVSSITSFLPSYFGREFYLGDILSIVTDKILYPRKIEGMHDILNYMLGTQILTHQIPEAIKKCKPVILEQHPELATVDFSNIKEWGVWLRMQIELFGETLPIMPIPHINSDAQIHEID; this is translated from the coding sequence ATGGCTGTATATGGTTATATACGCACGGCTCAAAATGAGGAGTTTTCTAAAGACCAAGAAGATATAATAAAACTGACTGCATCTAAAAACGATCTCATAATTGATAAAATATATATCGATCATAATGTCTCTGGATTAGCTTTAGGAGCAAGTTTTCAGGAAATGATGAATACCTCAAATTTAAAAACGGGGGATACCATAATAACCACTAGCTTTTCCAGGATATCAAGAAAAGGTGAACATATTGACACGTTTTTACTGGAAACAAAAAATATAGGTGTTCGAGTTATCAGCGCTAGTGAAGATTTCGACACAGCCATAGGTAGATGGGCCGAATTTGTTTCAAGTATTACATCTTTTCTACCATCATACTTTGGAAGAGAGTTTTACTTAGGTGATATTTTAAGCATTGTTACTGACAAAATACTTTATCCACGGAAAATAGAAGGTATGCACGATATTCTTAATTACATGTTAGGAACTCAGATCTTGACTCATCAAATTCCGGAAGCCATAAAAAAATGCAAACCAGTCATTTTGGAACAACATCCTGAACTTGCCACAGTTGATTTTTCTAATATAAAAGAGTGGGGTGTTTGGCTTAGAATGCAAATCGAATTATTTGGTGAGACTCTACCGATTATGCCAATTCCGCACATTAATTCAGATGCACAAATACACGAGATTGATTGA
- a CDS encoding Fic/DOC family protein, whose protein sequence is MDRIEYCYPDTNILKNKLGIKDSGKLHEMERGLTFFRLAQLEKEPIPGRFDLQHLQKIHHHIFQDMYGWAGQIRLTNIAKGNSLFALYHLIEPSCDELFKALKKDNYLQGLSLDKVSERLAHYTSEINAIHPFREGNGRATREFIRCLAKEAGYELNYSEFDKNQLVGAYIASFKGDNTELNNLYKENLRQIIPELERDSFIEENKSVVVIEEYREMDDEWELEP, encoded by the coding sequence ATGGATAGGATAGAATATTGCTATCCCGATACAAACATTCTTAAAAACAAATTAGGGATAAAAGACTCAGGAAAACTCCATGAGATGGAAAGGGGGCTTACTTTTTTTCGCTTGGCTCAACTTGAAAAGGAACCAATCCCTGGCAGGTTTGACTTACAGCATCTGCAGAAGATTCATCATCATATTTTTCAGGATATGTACGGTTGGGCTGGCCAAATTCGTTTGACGAATATTGCTAAAGGAAATTCGTTGTTTGCTCTCTATCATTTAATAGAGCCCTCATGTGATGAGCTTTTTAAAGCTTTGAAAAAGGATAATTATCTTCAAGGTTTAAGTCTTGATAAAGTGAGTGAAAGGTTAGCGCATTATACTTCAGAAATTAACGCTATACATCCTTTCAGGGAGGGAAATGGGAGAGCTACCAGGGAGTTCATTCGCTGCCTCGCTAAAGAGGCCGGATATGAACTCAACTATTCGGAATTTGACAAAAATCAATTAGTGGGAGCCTATATAGCGTCATTTAAGGGAGATAATACTGAGCTTAACAACCTATACAAAGAAAACCTTAGACAAATTATCCCGGAATTGGAAAGGGATTCTTTCATTGAGGAAAATAAGTCAGTCGTAGTAATAGAAGAGTATCGGGAAATGGATGATGAGTGGGAACTGGAACCATGA